From the Cohaesibacter sp. ES.047 genome, the window ATTGTCGCCTTCCGCAGGCATACCTTGTTGCCTCTCGACGACTGCCTTTATGCACTCCAGCCGACAATCCCGCATCTGACGCGCTCTTCACTGCACAGATGCCTGCAACGACACGGAGTTTCGCGACTACCGAGTGTCGAAGGCGACAAGCAGCCAAAGAAGCGTTTCAAGAGCTATCCGATCGGCTATTTCCATATCGATATTGCCCAGGTACAGACAGCTGAAGGCAAGCTCTATCTCTTTGTGGCTATTGACCGGACTTCCAAGTATGCCTTCGTTGAACTCTATACCAAGGCAGGAAAGATGAATGCTGCACAGTTCCTGCGCAATCTGGTCGCCACTGTGCCCTATACCATCCATACTGTTCTGACCGACAATGGCATCCAGTTCACCAATCGGTCTCGCGATCTCCATGAGTTCCAGCACATCTTTGACCGGGTCTGCACTGGAAACGGCATTGAACACCGCCTGACAAAAGTGAAGCACCCATGGACCAACGGTCAGGTCGAGAGGATGAACCGGACTATTAAGGATGCCACCGTCAAACGGTTCCATTACGACGATCACGAGCAACTCCAGAAGCATCTGGCTGTTTTCATAGATGCCTACAACTTCGCTAGACGATTGAAGACGCTAAGGGGCCTGACCCCATACGAATTTATCTGCAAAAAGTGGACAGAGGATCCGGAAAGATTCAAAATGAATCCGATCCATCAAATCCCGGGACCGAACACCTAGCCTCATCTTGCCACCAAATCTCGATGGGCTTGTTCTTTGGCAAATGGCCTACATGCGCTGCCAACGTTGCGGAGAAGTTTTTTTGAAAGCATCAATGACTTCAGGCTTTTGTTCTGGATGTTGAGGTCGACCAGATATGCGCACATACCCCATGCGGCGCAAAAGATCCCGTACTCCACGTTCCTTGTAGGAGACCCCAAACCGCTCTTGGATCACACGCACCAGATCCTGGCTACGCCAGACAGAGACGCCGTCCTTCTCAGGATCAGGACCGGTTTCAACGATAGCAACAAACTCTTCGAGCTGTTCTGGGCTCAAGCGCATGGGAGCGCCGGTTGCTTTGATGTCGACAAGACCATCGGTGCCTTGCTCATTGAAGCGAAGAACCCAATCTCGCAAAGTCTGGCGGTCCATACCGCCGACTTTGGCGGCATCAGCACGGTTCATGCCGTCATAGACAGCCGCAATGGCCAGTAGGCGGCGGCTCTGTTTGGCATTGCGGCATCCTTTGGCAAGACGGCGCAAACTATCGGCGTCAAAAGCATCGCTAAGAATCAAAGCGGCAGACATGGCAAAATCTCCTTTGCCATGTTGAATCACGCCAGTGCTAAAAA encodes:
- a CDS encoding IS481 family transposase; protein product: MGQVLHGSATTTEAVRRAIQNSQESLRVLSKRYGINQKTVVKWKTRTSQADLRTGPKEPRSTVLSRQEEATIVAFRRHTLLPLDDCLYALQPTIPHLTRSSLHRCLQRHGVSRLPSVEGDKQPKKRFKSYPIGYFHIDIAQVQTAEGKLYLFVAIDRTSKYAFVELYTKAGKMNAAQFLRNLVATVPYTIHTVLTDNGIQFTNRSRDLHEFQHIFDRVCTGNGIEHRLTKVKHPWTNGQVERMNRTIKDATVKRFHYDDHEQLQKHLAVFIDAYNFARRLKTLRGLTPYEFICKKWTEDPERFKMNPIHQIPGPNT
- a CDS encoding winged helix-turn-helix domain-containing protein, yielding MIQHGKGDFAMSAALILSDAFDADSLRRLAKGCRNAKQSRRLLAIAAVYDGMNRADAAKVGGMDRQTLRDWVLRFNEQGTDGLVDIKATGAPMRLSPEQLEEFVAIVETGPDPEKDGVSVWRSQDLVRVIQERFGVSYKERGVRDLLRRMGYVRISGRPQHPEQKPEVIDAFKKTSPQRWQRM